The following coding sequences are from one Ancylobacter sp. TS-1 window:
- a CDS encoding TetR/AcrR family transcriptional regulator: MGRMVKEHSRSATRADALKNREHILQIAHDAFVESGAMSLNEIAKRAGVGAGTLYRHFPTREALILAVYRHDIEQLVTSVPALLARNTAVHALRQWFAALAGYIRVKHGLGDALHSPAAQEAIQGTYAPVIAALDELIRACVAEGSMREGLRAADVLLLMGFYWRAPDDAEGRQQAERLMDVVLDGLAPKR; this comes from the coding sequence ATGGGACGCATGGTGAAAGAGCATTCTCGTTCAGCGACGAGGGCCGATGCTCTCAAGAACCGGGAGCACATCCTGCAAATCGCCCACGACGCCTTTGTGGAGTCGGGCGCGATGTCGCTGAACGAGATCGCCAAGCGCGCCGGTGTCGGTGCCGGGACGCTCTATCGGCATTTTCCGACCCGCGAAGCGCTCATTCTTGCCGTCTACCGCCATGACATCGAGCAACTGGTCACGTCGGTGCCGGCGCTGCTCGCGCGGAATACGGCCGTTCACGCCCTCCGGCAGTGGTTTGCCGCGCTCGCTGGCTATATCCGCGTGAAGCATGGGCTGGGCGATGCGCTGCACAGCCCGGCCGCGCAGGAGGCGATCCAGGGAACCTATGCTCCCGTCATCGCTGCGTTGGATGAGTTGATCCGGGCCTGCGTCGCCGAGGGCAGCATGCGGGAAGGCCTGCGGGCCGCCGATGTGCTTCTGCTCATGGGCTTTTACTGGCGCGCTCCTGATGATGCGGAGGGACGCCAGCAGGCGGAAAGGCTGATGGATGTCGTGCTCGACGGGCTGGCGCCGAAGAGGTGA
- a CDS encoding alpha/beta hydrolase — protein MSQFLLRAAAFTSLLALAAPGAAQAEPIRNIVLVHGAWVDASGWKPVYDLLTRKGFHVSMVQEPETSFADDVAAARRVIDMQDGPTLLVGHSYGGSIITQAGVDPKVAGLVYVAAHAPDVGEDEGELGKKMPSVLAKTPGAVEVTADGYTYLNPALFPKLFAPDLPKAQATFEARSQVLAYKDVFSTPLTAAAWKTKPSWGVVAGNDQIINPDLERFYYERAKAPFVVVPGASHSVYESHPDQVAAVIEKAAAALGATAK, from the coding sequence ATGTCCCAGTTCCTGCTCCGTGCCGCCGCCTTCACCTCCCTGCTCGCCCTGGCCGCCCCCGGCGCGGCGCAGGCCGAGCCGATCCGCAACATCGTGCTGGTGCACGGTGCCTGGGTCGACGCGTCCGGCTGGAAGCCGGTCTACGATCTCCTGACCCGGAAGGGTTTCCACGTGTCGATGGTTCAGGAGCCGGAAACCTCCTTTGCCGACGACGTCGCCGCCGCCCGGCGCGTGATCGACATGCAGGACGGCCCGACCCTTCTCGTCGGCCATTCCTATGGCGGCTCGATCATCACGCAGGCCGGGGTCGACCCGAAGGTGGCCGGGCTGGTCTATGTCGCCGCCCACGCTCCCGATGTCGGCGAGGACGAGGGCGAACTCGGCAAGAAGATGCCGAGCGTGCTGGCGAAGACCCCGGGTGCGGTCGAAGTGACTGCCGACGGCTACACCTACCTGAACCCGGCGCTGTTCCCGAAGCTGTTCGCGCCCGATCTGCCCAAGGCGCAGGCGACGTTCGAGGCGCGCTCGCAGGTGCTCGCCTACAAGGACGTGTTCAGCACGCCGCTGACCGCCGCCGCCTGGAAGACCAAGCCGAGCTGGGGCGTCGTCGCGGGCAATGATCAGATCATCAATCCGGATCTCGAGCGCTTCTATTACGAGCGCGCAAAGGCCCCCTTCGTCGTGGTGCCCGGCGCCAGCCACTCGGTCTATGAATCGCACCCCGATCAGGTCGCCGCCGTCATCGAAAAGGCGGCTGCCGCGCTCGGCGCCACGGCGAAGTGA
- a CDS encoding acyl-CoA dehydrogenase family protein, translating to MLDTGPGERRLIDAAFRDEMRHVAARAAALDEDGCFPSQDIAGLAAAGALAAPFRAGDPVVDAEQLPEALRRIGHASLPLGRLFEGHVNAAMLIRRFGTPGQWERAGREARAGALFGIWNTEGADGVRLVRRGGGLRLHGGKTFASGAGHVDRPLITARCEEGGIVLVLARPDAAPRADLSGWKAHGMRASATGSFDFTDLAVEPEDIVGGPGDYHRQPFFSAGAWRFCAVQLGGIERLVDEARLFLRGRGRHEDPHQLARMGEAATAAETARLWVERAARIAEAEDVAASPDAAAAAIAYVNLARGAVEHSGLEVMQLVQRSIGLAAFLRDHPVERLCRDLATYLRQPAPDRALCEGAAHILRSTQPLGEIWR from the coding sequence ATGCTGGATACCGGGCCGGGCGAGCGCAGGCTGATCGACGCCGCCTTTCGCGACGAGATGCGCCATGTCGCGGCGCGCGCCGCCGCGCTCGACGAGGATGGCTGCTTTCCCTCGCAGGACATTGCCGGCCTCGCCGCCGCCGGGGCGCTGGCCGCGCCTTTCCGCGCCGGCGATCCCGTTGTCGACGCCGAACAACTGCCGGAAGCGCTGCGGCGGATCGGCCATGCGAGCCTGCCGCTCGGGCGACTCTTCGAGGGCCATGTCAACGCGGCGATGCTCATACGCCGCTTCGGAACGCCCGGGCAATGGGAGCGGGCCGGGCGCGAGGCGCGCGCCGGCGCGCTGTTCGGCATCTGGAACACCGAAGGCGCGGACGGCGTGCGGCTGGTGCGCCGGGGGGGCGGCCTGCGTCTGCACGGCGGCAAGACCTTCGCCTCCGGGGCCGGCCATGTCGATCGGCCGCTGATCACCGCGCGCTGCGAGGAGGGTGGGATCGTCCTCGTGCTGGCGCGTCCCGATGCGGCGCCCCGCGCCGATCTGTCCGGCTGGAAGGCGCACGGCATGCGCGCCTCGGCCACCGGCAGCTTCGATTTCACCGATCTCGCGGTCGAGCCGGAGGACATCGTCGGCGGCCCGGGCGACTATCATCGCCAGCCCTTCTTCTCGGCCGGTGCGTGGCGCTTCTGCGCCGTGCAGCTGGGCGGCATCGAGCGGCTGGTGGACGAGGCCCGCCTGTTCCTGCGCGGGCGCGGGCGCCATGAAGACCCCCACCAGCTTGCCCGCATGGGCGAGGCGGCCACCGCCGCCGAGACCGCCCGGCTGTGGGTCGAGCGCGCCGCCCGGATCGCCGAGGCCGAGGATGTGGCGGCGAGCCCGGACGCGGCGGCCGCCGCCATCGCCTATGTGAATCTCGCGCGCGGCGCGGTGGAGCACAGCGGGCTGGAGGTGATGCAACTGGTCCAGCGTTCCATCGGCCTCGCCGCCTTCCTGCGCGATCATCCGGTCGAGCGGCTGTGCCGGGATCTGGCGACCTATCTGCGCCAGCCCGCCCCCGACCGTGCGCTTTGCGAGGGCGCCGCCCATATCCTGCGGAGCACTCAGCCGCTGGGGGAGATATGGCGATGA
- a CDS encoding PIG-L deacetylase family protein, producing the protein MKPDAGAVLRAAEEFPLVRPEEFVRRRLVVVAPHPDDESLGCGGLIAACRSAGLPVTIVVVSDGAGSHPRSRLFPPERLAALRKSEALAAAGRLGVAEGDVHFLGLPDRRVPDTGPEATQAVERIAHLAAGADVMAVTWRHDPHCDHKASFALARAAARQVPGLALWEYPIWGWTLPPHEPLDGARAEGVRVDVGDALSAKRRAIAAHASQTTALVHDDPAGFRLTPSMLALFDTPAEVFFGPAA; encoded by the coding sequence ATGAAACCCGATGCCGGTGCGGTCCTGCGGGCCGCCGAGGAATTTCCACTGGTCCGGCCCGAGGAGTTCGTACGCCGGCGGCTCGTGGTGGTGGCGCCGCACCCCGACGATGAAAGCCTCGGCTGCGGCGGGCTCATCGCCGCCTGCCGCAGCGCGGGTCTCCCCGTGACGATCGTCGTCGTCAGCGACGGCGCCGGGTCGCACCCGCGCTCGCGCCTGTTTCCCCCCGAGCGCCTCGCTGCCCTACGCAAAAGCGAGGCTCTGGCGGCGGCCGGCCGCCTCGGCGTGGCGGAGGGCGACGTGCATTTCCTCGGCCTGCCGGATCGCCGCGTGCCCGATACGGGACCCGAGGCGACGCAGGCGGTGGAGCGCATCGCGCATCTGGCGGCGGGGGCGGATGTCATGGCCGTCACCTGGCGCCACGATCCCCATTGCGATCACAAGGCGAGCTTCGCCCTGGCGCGCGCGGCCGCGCGGCAGGTCCCCGGCCTCGCCCTGTGGGAATACCCGATCTGGGGCTGGACGCTGCCGCCGCATGAACCGCTGGACGGCGCGCGCGCCGAGGGCGTGAGGGTGGATGTCGGCGATGCCCTGTCCGCCAAGCGCCGCGCCATCGCCGCCCATGCCTCGCAGACGACGGCACTCGTGCACGACGACCCCGCCGGCTTCCGGCTCACCCCTTCCATGCTGGCGCTTTTCGACACGCCGGCGGAAGTGTTCTTCGGTCCGGCCGCGTGA
- a CDS encoding SAM-dependent methyltransferase: protein MSASLPPGYFDALYEASPDPWAFETSAYERAKYAATLDALPAPRYRRALEVGCSIGVLTRQLADRCDALVAMDPARRALERARARCRDLHHVQFVEGQAPGDWPPGRFDLVMLSEVVYYLDRHDVTRLAARAAASMERGGHVELAHWVRETNYPLSGDEASEHFIGALGTSFRCLAQQRTDDYRLDLLVAC, encoded by the coding sequence GTGAGCGCGAGCCTGCCGCCCGGCTATTTCGATGCGCTCTACGAAGCCTCGCCCGATCCCTGGGCGTTCGAGACCAGCGCCTATGAGCGCGCCAAATACGCAGCCACCCTCGACGCCCTGCCGGCGCCGCGCTACCGGCGCGCGCTGGAGGTCGGCTGCTCCATCGGCGTGCTGACGCGCCAGTTGGCCGACCGCTGCGACGCGCTGGTCGCCATGGACCCGGCGCGGCGCGCGCTGGAGCGGGCCCGCGCCCGCTGCCGCGATCTGCACCATGTCCAGTTCGTCGAGGGGCAGGCGCCGGGCGACTGGCCGCCGGGGCGCTTCGATCTCGTGATGCTGTCCGAGGTCGTCTATTATCTCGACCGCCACGACGTGACCCGCCTCGCGGCGCGGGCCGCCGCCTCGATGGAGCGCGGCGGCCATGTCGAGTTGGCGCACTGGGTGCGCGAGACGAACTATCCCCTGTCAGGCGACGAGGCGAGCGAGCATTTCATCGGCGCGCTCGGCACGTCCTTCCGCTGCCTCGCGCAGCAGCGCACCGACGACTACCGGCTGGATCTCCTCGTCGCGTGCTGA
- a CDS encoding glycosyltransferase family A protein translates to MLIADAPRLDLARRLYRAADPGVRAPRAVVALPARDEEERIEACLSALVGQRPGATGEDGHGLGIVLLVNNSRDATAERARRRLAATDVAHLILSVDLPAPHANAGYARGLALDVASLWVQERPGPAFLLTTDADTRVGPDWLRRNLLGLAGNCGAVAGRFEFDALEESWLPPLARRRRRRQVAYEQALLALTARLDPLPHDPWPHHGTESGASFALTLGAYRRIGGLPCVPVGEDRALAAALARHDIPIRHDPDIVVTTSARLDGRAAGGCAATLQRWCRPDSNRGDAPETLPAALRRILARRRLRDALAAGAGLRDWERRLSLPAGRLREAGDRGFGETWATALALSPVLAHRPLSPARMDAHLAAAMRLHARLERLSARDEEIQPVVVGALLREAAEGRAERADEMLARLVA, encoded by the coding sequence ATGCTCATCGCCGACGCCCCGCGCCTCGACCTCGCCCGCCGGCTGTACCGCGCGGCGGATCCGGGAGTGCGTGCGCCCCGGGCGGTCGTCGCCCTGCCGGCGCGGGACGAGGAGGAGCGCATCGAGGCCTGCCTCTCCGCGCTCGTCGGCCAGCGCCCCGGAGCCACCGGGGAGGACGGGCACGGCCTCGGCATCGTTCTCCTGGTCAACAATTCCCGCGACGCCACGGCGGAGCGCGCCCGCCGCCGTCTCGCGGCGACGGATGTCGCCCATCTGATCCTGTCGGTCGACCTGCCGGCGCCCCACGCCAATGCCGGCTATGCGCGGGGACTGGCGCTCGACGTCGCCAGCCTGTGGGTGCAGGAGCGGCCGGGACCGGCCTTCCTGCTGACCACCGACGCGGATACGCGCGTCGGGCCGGACTGGCTGCGGCGGAACCTGCTCGGCCTCGCCGGGAATTGCGGCGCCGTCGCGGGGCGGTTCGAGTTCGACGCGCTGGAGGAATCGTGGCTGCCCCCGCTGGCGCGCCGGCGCCGGCGCCGACAGGTCGCCTATGAACAGGCACTGCTCGCGCTGACGGCCCGGCTCGATCCCCTGCCCCACGACCCCTGGCCCCATCACGGCACCGAGTCCGGCGCCAGCTTCGCGCTGACGCTCGGTGCTTATCGCCGCATCGGCGGCCTTCCCTGCGTGCCCGTGGGTGAAGACCGCGCCCTCGCCGCCGCGCTGGCCCGGCACGACATCCCGATCCGCCACGACCCGGACATCGTCGTCACCACCTCGGCACGGCTCGACGGGCGCGCCGCCGGGGGCTGCGCGGCGACGCTGCAACGCTGGTGCCGGCCTGACAGCAACCGGGGCGATGCGCCGGAGACCCTGCCGGCGGCGCTTCGGCGCATTCTCGCGCGGCGCCGGCTGCGCGACGCTCTGGCGGCGGGCGCCGGGCTGCGCGACTGGGAGCGTCGGCTCAGCCTGCCGGCCGGCAGGCTCCGCGAGGCCGGGGACCGGGGCTTCGGCGAGACGTGGGCGACGGCGCTCGCCCTCAGCCCCGTTCTCGCGCACCGGCCGCTGTCACCCGCGCGGATGGACGCGCATCTCGCCGCCGCCATGAGGCTGCACGCCCGCCTCGAACGGCTCTCAGCACGCGACGAGGAGATCCAGCCGGTAGTCGTCGGTGCGCTGCTGCGCGAGGCAGCGGAAGGACGTGCCGAGCGCGCCGATGAAATGCTCGCTCGCCTCGTCGCCTGA